One genomic region from Zalophus californianus isolate mZalCal1 chromosome 2, mZalCal1.pri.v2, whole genome shotgun sequence encodes:
- the SPARCL1 gene encoding SPARC-like protein 1 isoform X1 produces MKTVLFFLYILGTAAAIPTNARFLSDHSKPTADPLSSIQQAEILVTLNNTAIPMLGVEDAENEKEIAVSVDHPNHKAEKSSVLKSKEENHDQSADQDQGYSPELGLQGKEESESDFSENLEYIPSEGTLDLKEAMGEPQKKKLPENIDFLAPNISSFIDPNQQEGITNTEKEQEQLINDSHPQLNRSNEHSQDVSDQGNQEQDPNIPNGEEEGEEEPGEVGTHNDDQEREREFPKEHSNSKEEEDSTQSDDVLEESYQPTQVSKMQKDEFEPDNQEQEDNPNAEMEDKTASKINKHNQDAEWQSQEEKPEVISNHEEIDKKSVSEALFVEPTESGNNMPRNHGANDDGDDDPRHDASDDYKFIPSEDFIEAERSQSISYHLRHEEERERERARENGNVGTSEPGAYQGAKKTESSPKEDESSYEDNRMVHGIDSCMNFQCKRGHICKADQQGKPHCVCQDSVTCPPTKLLDQVCGTDNQTYASSCHLFATKCKLEGTKKGHQLQLDYFGACKSIPICTDFEVTQFPLRMRDWLKNILMQLYEPNAEHAGYLNEKQRNKVKKIYLDEKRLLAGDHSIDLLLRDFKKNYHMYVYPVHWQFGELDQHPMDRVLTHSELAPLRASLVPMEHCITRFFQECDPNKDKHITLKEWGHCFGIKEEDIDENLLF; encoded by the exons ATGAAGACTGtgctttttttcctatacattttGGGAACTGCAGCTGCAATCCCG aCAAATGCACGGTTCCTGTCTGATCATTCCAAACCAACTGCTGATCCCTTGAGTTCTATCCAACAGGCTGAAATATTGGTAACACTTAACAACACTGCAATCCCCATGTTAGGGGTTGAAGatgcagaaaatgaaaaggaaattgcAGTGTCTGTAGACCATCCCAACCATAAG gctgaaaaatCTTCAGTACTAAAGTCAAAGGAGGAAAACCATGACCAGTCAGCAGATCAGGACCAGGGTTACAGCCCAGAGCTCGGATTGCAGGGTAAAGAGGAAAGTGAAAGTGACTTCAGTGAGAATTTGGAGTACATACCATCTGAAGGTACACTGGACCTAAAAGAAGCTATGGGTGAGCCTCAAAAGAAAAAACTCCCAGAGAACATTGATTTCCTTGCTCCTAATATTAGTTCCTTCATAGATCCTAATCAACAAGAAGGCATcacaaacacagaaaaagaacaggaacAACTAATAAATGATTCACATCCTCAGCTGAACAGGAGCAACGAACATAGCCAAGATGTAAGTGATCAAGGAAACCAAGAGCAGGATCCAAATATTCCcaatggagaagaggaaggggaagaagagccAGGTGAAGTTGGTACCCACAACGATGaccaagaaagggagagagaatttcccAAGGAGCATTCTAACAGCAAGGAGGAAGAAGACAGTACCCAATCTGATGATGTTTTGGAAGAGTCCTATCAACCAACTCAAGTAAGCAAGATGCAGAAAGATGAATTTGAGCCAGATAACCAAGAACAAGAGGATAATCCCAATGCAGAAATGGAAGACAAAACTGCATCAAAAATTAATAAGCACAATCAAGATGCTGAATGGCAGAGCCAAGAAGAAAAACCGGAAGTTATCAGCAACCATGAGGAGATAGATAAGAAGTCTGTTTCTGAGGCTCTGTTTGTGGAGCCTACTGAATCTGGTAACAACATGCCCAGAAATCATGGAGCTaatgatgatggggatgatgacCCCAGACACGATGCAAGTGATGACTACAAATTCATCCCAAGTGAGGACTTCATAGAGGCTGAAAGATCTCAGTCCATCTCCTATCACCTCAGAcatgaagaggaaagagaaagagaaagagcacgtgaGAATGGGAATGTAGGTACCAGTGAACCTGGAGCATACCAAGGG GCCAAGAAAACAGAGAGCTCACCAAAAGAAGATGAAAGTTCGTATGAAGACAACAGAATGGTGCACGGTATTG ATTCTTGCATGAACTTCCAGTGTAAAAGAGGACACATCTGTAAGGCTGACCAACAGGGAAAACCCCACTGTGTTTGCCAAGATTCAGTGACTTGTCCTCCTACAAAACTCCTTGACCAA GTTTGTGGCACTGACAATCAGACCTATGCCAGCTCCTGTCACCTGTTTGCTACCAAGTGTAAACTGGAGGGAACCAAAAAAGGGCACCAACTGCAGCTGGATTATTTTGGAGCCTGCAAAT CTATTCCTATTTGTACAGACTTTGaagtgactcagtttcccctaaGGATGAGAGACTGGCTCAAGAATATCCTCATGCAGCTTTATGAGCCGAATGCTGAACATGCTGGATATCTAAatgagaagcagagaaataaa GTCAAGAAAATTTACCTGGATGAAAAGAGGCTCTTGGCTGGGGACCATTCCATTGACCTTCTCTTAAGGGACTTTAAGAAAAACTACCACATGTATGTTTATCCTGTGCACTGGCAGTTTGGTGAACTTGACCAACACCCTATGGACAG AGTCTTGACTCATTCTGAGCTTGCTCCTTTGCGAGcatctctggtgcccatggaacactgcATAACTCGCTTCTTTCAGGAGTGTGACCCCAACAAGGATAAGCACATCACCCTGAAGGAGTGGGGCCACTGCTTTGGGATTAAAGAAG aagACATAGATGAAAATCTCCTGTTTTGA
- the SPARCL1 gene encoding SPARC-like protein 1 isoform X3 encodes MLGVEDAENEKEIAVSVDHPNHKAEKSSVLKSKEENHDQSADQDQGYSPELGLQGKEESESDFSENLEYIPSEGTLDLKEAMGEPQKKKLPENIDFLAPNISSFIDPNQQEGITNTEKEQEQLINDSHPQLNRSNEHSQDVSDQGNQEQDPNIPNGEEEGEEEPGEVGTHNDDQEREREFPKEHSNSKEEEDSTQSDDVLEESYQPTQVSKMQKDEFEPDNQEQEDNPNAEMEDKTASKINKHNQDAEWQSQEEKPEVISNHEEIDKKSVSEALFVEPTESGNNMPRNHGANDDGDDDPRHDASDDYKFIPSEDFIEAERSQSISYHLRHEEERERERARENGNVGTSEPGAYQGAKKTESSPKEDESSYEDNRMVHGIDSCMNFQCKRGHICKADQQGKPHCVCQDSVTCPPTKLLDQVCGTDNQTYASSCHLFATKCKLEGTKKGHQLQLDYFGACKSIPICTDFEVTQFPLRMRDWLKNILMQLYEPNAEHAGYLNEKQRNKVKKIYLDEKRLLAGDHSIDLLLRDFKKNYHMYVYPVHWQFGELDQHPMDRVLTHSELAPLRASLVPMEHCITRFFQECDPNKDKHITLKEWGHCFGIKEEDIDENLLF; translated from the exons ATGTTAGGGGTTGAAGatgcagaaaatgaaaaggaaattgcAGTGTCTGTAGACCATCCCAACCATAAG gctgaaaaatCTTCAGTACTAAAGTCAAAGGAGGAAAACCATGACCAGTCAGCAGATCAGGACCAGGGTTACAGCCCAGAGCTCGGATTGCAGGGTAAAGAGGAAAGTGAAAGTGACTTCAGTGAGAATTTGGAGTACATACCATCTGAAGGTACACTGGACCTAAAAGAAGCTATGGGTGAGCCTCAAAAGAAAAAACTCCCAGAGAACATTGATTTCCTTGCTCCTAATATTAGTTCCTTCATAGATCCTAATCAACAAGAAGGCATcacaaacacagaaaaagaacaggaacAACTAATAAATGATTCACATCCTCAGCTGAACAGGAGCAACGAACATAGCCAAGATGTAAGTGATCAAGGAAACCAAGAGCAGGATCCAAATATTCCcaatggagaagaggaaggggaagaagagccAGGTGAAGTTGGTACCCACAACGATGaccaagaaagggagagagaatttcccAAGGAGCATTCTAACAGCAAGGAGGAAGAAGACAGTACCCAATCTGATGATGTTTTGGAAGAGTCCTATCAACCAACTCAAGTAAGCAAGATGCAGAAAGATGAATTTGAGCCAGATAACCAAGAACAAGAGGATAATCCCAATGCAGAAATGGAAGACAAAACTGCATCAAAAATTAATAAGCACAATCAAGATGCTGAATGGCAGAGCCAAGAAGAAAAACCGGAAGTTATCAGCAACCATGAGGAGATAGATAAGAAGTCTGTTTCTGAGGCTCTGTTTGTGGAGCCTACTGAATCTGGTAACAACATGCCCAGAAATCATGGAGCTaatgatgatggggatgatgacCCCAGACACGATGCAAGTGATGACTACAAATTCATCCCAAGTGAGGACTTCATAGAGGCTGAAAGATCTCAGTCCATCTCCTATCACCTCAGAcatgaagaggaaagagaaagagaaagagcacgtgaGAATGGGAATGTAGGTACCAGTGAACCTGGAGCATACCAAGGG GCCAAGAAAACAGAGAGCTCACCAAAAGAAGATGAAAGTTCGTATGAAGACAACAGAATGGTGCACGGTATTG ATTCTTGCATGAACTTCCAGTGTAAAAGAGGACACATCTGTAAGGCTGACCAACAGGGAAAACCCCACTGTGTTTGCCAAGATTCAGTGACTTGTCCTCCTACAAAACTCCTTGACCAA GTTTGTGGCACTGACAATCAGACCTATGCCAGCTCCTGTCACCTGTTTGCTACCAAGTGTAAACTGGAGGGAACCAAAAAAGGGCACCAACTGCAGCTGGATTATTTTGGAGCCTGCAAAT CTATTCCTATTTGTACAGACTTTGaagtgactcagtttcccctaaGGATGAGAGACTGGCTCAAGAATATCCTCATGCAGCTTTATGAGCCGAATGCTGAACATGCTGGATATCTAAatgagaagcagagaaataaa GTCAAGAAAATTTACCTGGATGAAAAGAGGCTCTTGGCTGGGGACCATTCCATTGACCTTCTCTTAAGGGACTTTAAGAAAAACTACCACATGTATGTTTATCCTGTGCACTGGCAGTTTGGTGAACTTGACCAACACCCTATGGACAG AGTCTTGACTCATTCTGAGCTTGCTCCTTTGCGAGcatctctggtgcccatggaacactgcATAACTCGCTTCTTTCAGGAGTGTGACCCCAACAAGGATAAGCACATCACCCTGAAGGAGTGGGGCCACTGCTTTGGGATTAAAGAAG aagACATAGATGAAAATCTCCTGTTTTGA
- the SPARCL1 gene encoding SPARC-like protein 1 isoform X2, with product MKTVLFFLYILGTAAAIPTNARFLSDHSKPTADPLSSIQQAEILVTLNNTAIPMLGVEDAENEKEIAVSVDHPNHKAEKSSVLKSKEENHDQSADQDQGYSPELGLQGKEESESDFSENLEYIPSEGTLDLKEAMGEPQKKKLPENIDFLAPNISSFIDPNQQEGITNTEKEQEQLINDSHPQLNRSNEHSQDVSDQGNQEQDPNIPNGEEEGEEEPGEVGTHNDDQEREREFPKEHSNSKEEEDSTQSDDVLEESYQPTQVSKMQKDEFEPDNQEQEDNPNAEMEDKTASKINKHNQDAEWQSQEEKPEVISNHEEIDKKSVSEALFVEPTESGNNMPRNHGANDDGDDDPRHDASDDYKFIPSEDFIEAERSQSISYHLRHEEERERERARENGNAKKTESSPKEDESSYEDNRMVHGIDSCMNFQCKRGHICKADQQGKPHCVCQDSVTCPPTKLLDQVCGTDNQTYASSCHLFATKCKLEGTKKGHQLQLDYFGACKSIPICTDFEVTQFPLRMRDWLKNILMQLYEPNAEHAGYLNEKQRNKVKKIYLDEKRLLAGDHSIDLLLRDFKKNYHMYVYPVHWQFGELDQHPMDRVLTHSELAPLRASLVPMEHCITRFFQECDPNKDKHITLKEWGHCFGIKEEDIDENLLF from the exons ATGAAGACTGtgctttttttcctatacattttGGGAACTGCAGCTGCAATCCCG aCAAATGCACGGTTCCTGTCTGATCATTCCAAACCAACTGCTGATCCCTTGAGTTCTATCCAACAGGCTGAAATATTGGTAACACTTAACAACACTGCAATCCCCATGTTAGGGGTTGAAGatgcagaaaatgaaaaggaaattgcAGTGTCTGTAGACCATCCCAACCATAAG gctgaaaaatCTTCAGTACTAAAGTCAAAGGAGGAAAACCATGACCAGTCAGCAGATCAGGACCAGGGTTACAGCCCAGAGCTCGGATTGCAGGGTAAAGAGGAAAGTGAAAGTGACTTCAGTGAGAATTTGGAGTACATACCATCTGAAGGTACACTGGACCTAAAAGAAGCTATGGGTGAGCCTCAAAAGAAAAAACTCCCAGAGAACATTGATTTCCTTGCTCCTAATATTAGTTCCTTCATAGATCCTAATCAACAAGAAGGCATcacaaacacagaaaaagaacaggaacAACTAATAAATGATTCACATCCTCAGCTGAACAGGAGCAACGAACATAGCCAAGATGTAAGTGATCAAGGAAACCAAGAGCAGGATCCAAATATTCCcaatggagaagaggaaggggaagaagagccAGGTGAAGTTGGTACCCACAACGATGaccaagaaagggagagagaatttcccAAGGAGCATTCTAACAGCAAGGAGGAAGAAGACAGTACCCAATCTGATGATGTTTTGGAAGAGTCCTATCAACCAACTCAAGTAAGCAAGATGCAGAAAGATGAATTTGAGCCAGATAACCAAGAACAAGAGGATAATCCCAATGCAGAAATGGAAGACAAAACTGCATCAAAAATTAATAAGCACAATCAAGATGCTGAATGGCAGAGCCAAGAAGAAAAACCGGAAGTTATCAGCAACCATGAGGAGATAGATAAGAAGTCTGTTTCTGAGGCTCTGTTTGTGGAGCCTACTGAATCTGGTAACAACATGCCCAGAAATCATGGAGCTaatgatgatggggatgatgacCCCAGACACGATGCAAGTGATGACTACAAATTCATCCCAAGTGAGGACTTCATAGAGGCTGAAAGATCTCAGTCCATCTCCTATCACCTCAGAcatgaagaggaaagagaaagagaaagagcacgtgaGAATGGGAAT GCCAAGAAAACAGAGAGCTCACCAAAAGAAGATGAAAGTTCGTATGAAGACAACAGAATGGTGCACGGTATTG ATTCTTGCATGAACTTCCAGTGTAAAAGAGGACACATCTGTAAGGCTGACCAACAGGGAAAACCCCACTGTGTTTGCCAAGATTCAGTGACTTGTCCTCCTACAAAACTCCTTGACCAA GTTTGTGGCACTGACAATCAGACCTATGCCAGCTCCTGTCACCTGTTTGCTACCAAGTGTAAACTGGAGGGAACCAAAAAAGGGCACCAACTGCAGCTGGATTATTTTGGAGCCTGCAAAT CTATTCCTATTTGTACAGACTTTGaagtgactcagtttcccctaaGGATGAGAGACTGGCTCAAGAATATCCTCATGCAGCTTTATGAGCCGAATGCTGAACATGCTGGATATCTAAatgagaagcagagaaataaa GTCAAGAAAATTTACCTGGATGAAAAGAGGCTCTTGGCTGGGGACCATTCCATTGACCTTCTCTTAAGGGACTTTAAGAAAAACTACCACATGTATGTTTATCCTGTGCACTGGCAGTTTGGTGAACTTGACCAACACCCTATGGACAG AGTCTTGACTCATTCTGAGCTTGCTCCTTTGCGAGcatctctggtgcccatggaacactgcATAACTCGCTTCTTTCAGGAGTGTGACCCCAACAAGGATAAGCACATCACCCTGAAGGAGTGGGGCCACTGCTTTGGGATTAAAGAAG aagACATAGATGAAAATCTCCTGTTTTGA